The following is a genomic window from Clostridium fungisolvens.
ATGTGCAGGCAGCTTAAAGAGAATTTTAATGGAGAGGTACCAGATACTATGGAAGGTATAACTTCTCTTGCTGGAGCTGGTAGGAAAACTGCTAATGTAGTACTTTCAAATGCGTTTGGAGTTCCGTCGATTGCTGTAGATACTCATGTTTTTAGAGTTTCTAATAGAATTGGCCTCGCCGATTCTGAGAATGTATATGATGTAGAGTTACAGCTTCAAAAAGAGCTTCCGAAGAAAGAATGGTCTTTGGCCCATCACTTATTAATATTTCATGGCAGAAGATGTTGCACTGCGAGAAATCCGAAATGTGAGGTATGCCCTATAAAGCATATGTGTAAATATTATAAGAATATAGCTAAATAGCTCTTATAAATCGATACAAGAATACAAACTTAAAGTAAAAGCTAAAGGTCAAATATGGATCATTAGCTTTTACTTTTTTTATTATTACTTAATAATGTCGCTTAATCTACCTTTTTAATGCTACAAAAATATACATTAATGATAAAAATGTGATTTATTTCTGTACTTTTTTAGAACAGGACAGTGAGTTTATAAAAAATTATTTAATTCATTATTATTTAATTAAAAACTTAGGTAAATGAAGCCAAAAAAATATAACTATATATCGATAATTGCGATAATTAAATTTTTAAAAAATGATAATTGATAGTATAATTAATTAGTAAATTACAATTTTTATAATAGGTGGATAATAATATGAACTATTTTCTACAAATACACAAAAAACTATCTAAATATGTAAAAATTAATACAATGATAATTTTTTTGCTAATCATATTATTTGCCATATCCTTAAAGGTTTTGGAAAGATATCAAGTTTACAATTTTCATGAAATTATAAATAGACTTAAATTTGTAATAATGATGATCTCTTTATTTTTTTTGTATATGTGCTTTAAATATCTTTCATATGAAGATAGAGCAATACCTATAGCTATTTGTTTTAGTTATATGTATTTTTGTTTTGAATTTATATTTAGGCAAGTTTTTACAAACTTAAATATTAGTGGATCTAATGCTAATCTCATTACAGGCATTGTTAACTATCCATTTACTATAGGTCTTACTTTAAGACCTATAATTATATTGCTCGCATTGAAGTACAGTGAAACCAGGATTTTTCATTTGAGAAAGAAAAATATTTTAATACTACTGATTGGATTATTGTTGGGGATATTCACCACTTTAGCTGACATTTATATAATATTACCTCAATGCTTGAATTTATCCGAGCAAAGAATAGTAACGACATATATAGATACTTTGCTAGTAAATTCATTTGTGGTCATAATTTCAATAATATATAATGTAAACAACAAGAATGATTTCTCCAATTTATTGGTATATTCAACTTTAATGCCTATCTTTGTAAAGTATTATGCCTTCTATTCAGGGGGGCAAAATTCTGTTTTTATAGTTGCAGCTGAAGTTGTTATGAGTACTTTACTAATCACCGGTCTAGTGTATTTCAAGATTTCATGGAATAAATTGATAAATAAAGAGACCAATTTAGTTAGAGATGGTTATGTGAGTAATGCTATAATTAAGGAGAATTGTATAGATAAAAAAATAGAAAATAGGGTGAAAGGTTATTCGAAAAATATTGAAAGTTTTATTCAATCATATATGGATATTGAAGACAACTTACAGGAGATTTTGTTTTTAGTAGACGTTTCTGGAAGAATAAACTATGCATCAAAAAAATTCTATTCGCTATCTGGATTTGAAGAAGAGAGGGTAGTTGGAGCAAGTTTTTTTACCATAACTCATCCAGAAGAAATATTAAAAGCTAGGATACTTATTAACTTAGAAAAAAGCCATACTACACCTATCGTCCATAGAATAAGAAAAAATAATGGTAACTATATTCTTGCTGAATCAATTGCTGATTACATTTTTGAAGAAGGTAATATTACTGGAAAGATCATTGTAGCAAGGGATATAAGTTATAAAAATATATGAATTATTATGGAAGGATAACAAGGATGAATCGTAAAAATGCCGAGAAGAATCTCTCATATTTAAGTATTTATATAGGGTTTACTTTTCTAATTCTTTTAGAATATGGTTCTAATATAGATATCAAAATATCAAAATCTTATATAGATGGAATGATACCAGCGGAGACTATAATTACTTTTATAGTTGCGTTTATGATTTTAATATACTTCGAAGTATCAAAAAAAAGTTATATATTATTTATTGGACTAGGCACGATGACTTTATTTGGAACGAAGTTTATTGAATGCGTTGAGCTTATGAGTAAGGGGAGTAGTGTAGTTAGTATATATAATCAAGCTTTTTTATCTACAAGATATAATATAATAAGTTTTATAATCACTGTTGGCTTTATTTACTTCCTTTATAACAATAAAGAGCTTAAGCATGTAAGTAGAGAAAGTATATGCACATATTCTGTTTTAAGTTTCTTTATAGGAATAGTATTTTACTATATAGATATAAAACTTTTATACGGGTACTTAAGTGATAGGAGTATATATTGGAGGTCTATAATGACAATAATAGATCTTCTTGGAATTCTTGTATTAGGTATTGTTTTGATAAGAAAACAAAAAGAATGCAATGATTCTATGATGAAGTTTTTTGTAACTTCAACTATGTTTGAGTTTTTTAACCATGTTTATACCTTCTGTGATTTAGGGCAGAGAACTGCGCTTATCTATTTTTCTGACATTTTTTACATTCTATCTATTTCAGCAGTTATGATTGGCATATGTATTTGTTTTAAAAATAAATATATTGATGCAAAAAAAATAATAGATAATACGAATGTCTTTAGGACTGACATGCTCAAGTACTACAAGATCTTACAAGAGATGCCAAGTGTTGTTTTTATATTAGATAAGCAAGGCACCATACGTTTTACTAATGTAGCTGCAGATGGATTTATTAAGGAAAATTATAGTGATGACTCTGTAGAAGGGAAGAATATAAGTGATATTCTACCAAACAGAAAAAATCGTTCTTTAAACAAAATAAATAAAGTTATAGATATGGAAAAACAGTGGAGTGGGGAAAGTAAGTTAATAGGAAAAGATGGGAAGGTTTTTTACTTTAATACATATATAAATGAATTTGAAATCGATGAAGATATGTTCTATTTAGGAGTTATGAATGATAATACTAACTTTATAGATATGTCGCTGCAACTACAGAAGAGTGAGAAGAAGTTTAGACAAATAACAGACAGTGTTCATGATTTGATATGTAAGATAGATATCGAAGGAAGGATAGATTACTGTTCTCCTTCCTATACTAACCTCTTTGGTGGTAACTATGAAGACTATAAGATGGTTCCTTGGGTACATAATGTAGTTGAAAATGATGTTCAAAAAGTGCTGCAAGATATGAGATTATGCTTGGAAAAAAATAAGATAGTCACAAATGAGTGTAAAATGAAATCTGGTAAGAATACGTATATTTATGTGAATTACGTTATTAATCCGGTAGAAGAAAAAGATAAAATTGATGGAGCTATTATAAGTGCTAGAAATATAACTTATAAGAAATTAGCTGAGAAAGAATTAAAAGAGAGCGAGAGAAAGTATTCTGAAATATTTAACATGTGCCCAGATATGATATATGTACTTGATTCTAAAAGCCTAAGGATTACTGATGTAAATCCTGCAATGTGCGAACTTTTAGGTAAAAGTAAAGAGAGTATTTTAAATAAATATCTAAAGCAGGTATTTGATGATATTGACTATGAAAGTGAAGTTAATATAATTAAATACTTAAATGAAGGATTGATAGTTAGGGGACATGAGATATCATTTTTGTTCTATGGAGAGTCTAGATACTTAGAAGTAAACTATTCACCTTTAATAGAGGATGGTGAACTTACAAAGATTATATGTTTAGCAAGAGATATTACTGAAAAGAAAAAGATGGTTGAGCTTAAGGAAGAACATGAAAAGGATAGAAAAAGGTTAGATGAGGCTTTACAATATGACCAATTGAAGACAGAATTTTTTGCAAACATATCTCATGAACTTAGAACTCCAATAAATGTTATATTCTCTGTTATACAAGTTTTGGATTTATATAAGAATAAGGAAGATATAACGAAGATGCCTTATGAAAAATATAGTAATGTATTAAGGCAAAACTGTTACAGATTGCTAAGGCTTATAAATAACCTAATCGATATAACAAAAATTGATGCTGGTTACCTGAAACTTAACTGTGGAGTATATGATGTAATTAAAATTGTAGAAGATATAACTATATCTGTTGTTACATATGCTGAGAATAAAGGGATAGAAGTGATATTTGATACGTTTGTAGAAGAATTATATATTTACTGTGATCCAGACAAGATCGAAAGAATAATACTAAATCTTTTGTCCAATGCTATTAAATTTACAGATTCAAATGGAAAAATTCTGGTGTTGGTAGAACAAATTGAGGATAATGTAAGAATAGCCATAAAAGATGACGGAAGAGGAATTCCAGAAGATCAGATAAATATTATATTTGAAAGATTTAGACAAGTGGACAAGTCTTTAGCTAGAGAGCATGAAGGTAGTGGAATAGGACTTTCTTTAGTAAAATCTTTAGTTGAGTTACATGGAGGAACAGTCAGTGCTAAAAGTACCTTAAATAAGGGAAGTGAATTTATAATAAACCTACCAATAACTAGAATTAAAGAGATTGAACAAACTCCAATAATAATATCTAATGAGGATACTAGAATTGAACGAATTAATATCGAGTTCTCTGATATATATGAAATATGTTAAGATATAGATAAACTACTTCATATTAGAATTTATCCAAATAAAGATTCGTAGAACCATCGAAATCTTTATTTGGAGTTTAAGGACTGAAGTAGTTTATCAGTTCAGCGGAATAGATAATCCAGTTCTATTTAATAAAACTAAGTGATATTTCTGTTAACTATTAATGGTAATATGATTATTAAATATAGATTCTATTTGGAACTAGTTTATCTATAAAACACTTCAATCCTAAAAATATGGCGATGTTAAAGCACCGTGTTGAAATTAAGTGGTTATCCATCCAATGCTTTAATGAGCTTACGCAAAGAATTAATATGATTTTCTCATATTCCATGGCTAAAACTGTAAACTCACTACGTTCGAACAGTACAGTTTTTACTCTTTATTAATCAGTCATTATTGAAAAAATTTCATATATAAAATTAAGAAAGCAAAAAGAGTATATAAAGAGTAAAAAAGTGAGAATATGTCGCCTGCCAGAATTTCTTCACATACGTTCAGAAAAGGCAGATGCGTAAAAAAATCACTAATAAAGAACGATTAGCGATTTTTTAGAGCCATTCCATCTGAGAAAATCATTTAATTCTAATAGCTCGCTCATATAGCATCTCCTTTATAACCACTTAATTTCAACAATACTCTTAAATATAGCCAAAAATATAAATTCAATTATGAAGTGATTCATCTAAAATGGAATGTCATTTTAAATCGATTGACATATTATATAGTTGTAGTTCCTTATGGAAATTAAATACAATAGCTTTAAGGAATCTGATTATAGTGATATAATTAACAAGATTTGATTTTTTTATCTACTCTTTATAAAATTACAGTCTAGATAATTTATGAATAACTTTATTTGGTTAGAGCAAAAAAGGTTACTTAAGTAAAGAGTAAACAAGAAGTTCTTTGGAGGGATTATAATGAGAGTCGGAGTTATAATGGGGGGAATATCCTCAGAAAGAGAAGTTTCTTTGAATAGCGGACAATCTATATTAGCCAATCTAGATAAGGAAAAGTATGAAATTATTCCAATAGTTATAGATGCTAAAGAAGATTTATTTACAAAAGTCAAAGACATAGATTTTGCGCTACTAGCTTTACATGGAAAATTCGGAGAAGATGGAACAGTTCAAGCAGTCCTTCAGACTATGGGAATACCTTATTCTGGGTGTGATACTTTAAGTAGTGCTGTTTGTATGGATAAGGATATGACTAAGAAGATATTAAAATCAAGGGATATAAGAACTGCACCTTGGTTTAATGTTAAGTCACTAGATGATATTGACTATATGAAAATAGATAGTTTGGGATATCCGGTAGTTGTAAAGCCTAATAACGGTGGATCATCAGTAGCTACCTTTGTAATTAAGGAAGAGTCTGAAATTGAGAATGCGGTTATTGAAGCTTTAAAATGGGATAAAGAAGTTATGATTGAAAAGTATATAAAAGGTGATGAAATAACATGTCCGATTTTGGATGGACAAATGTTTCCAGTGCTAGCTATTAAGCCTAAGTCAGCTTTTTTTGATTACACATCAAAATACTCAGATGGTGGGGCAGATGAGTTTATAGTAGAATTAGAACCGTCACTTCATAAACAGGTTGAAGAAATGGCGCTAGCAACCTATAATGCTCTTAAATGTAGTGTTTATGCAAGAGTTGACATGATAGTTAGCGAAGGAGTTCCGTATATATTAGAAGTTAATACATTACCAGGAATGACTAAGAATAGCCTTTTTCCAAAAAGTGCAGCAGGAAAGAATGTAGACTTTAGTAAGTTGCTAGATCTAATAATCGAAACTTCAATAAAAGAACGTAGTTAAGCATAAAACTTATAAAATTAAGCCATGATCTTTTTTCATTTAGGTCATGGCTTTTAACATCTTTGGGATGAATAGCATATTATCTTTACTGTAGAGATAAGTATAAAATAAAACTTAACAACCAACTTGCCAGATTTTCCTCATAGATAATATTTTTATTAAGATAATATTAAGAATTTTGTCAATTATTTATTAAGAATTAGCATGTATAATAGAAATATAGAATTAGTTGTTTGTAAGATTGCTAAGTTTAATAGTAATATTAATAGTGTGGAATTAAAGATGAAACACTTCAATTCGGAATCTATTTCCAAAACTCCTCTAGTTTCTGAGAGGAGAATTTGAAGATATAAATTTAAGTATGAAGCATTCATATATACTTTGATTTAAAAGTGTAAATTTAAATATATTATTTAATCATTAATTATAAAGATTAATTTGATAGGGATTAGGGAGATTGCTATGAGAAACAAGTTGAAACATGCGTTTTTTGTTCTGCCATACTTTGTTATAGGAGTGTTATATCAATATTTTAATAAGCCCATTAATGGTGAGGTACATAGCCTCATGACTTCTGTAGATAGAAGTATACCTTTTGTTAAGGCTTTTATAATCCCATATTATATATGGTATATTTTTATTGGGTTTGCTATTGTATATCTTTTGGTCAATAATACTAAAGAATATTATAAATATGTAATTTGTTTATGCGTAGGGGAACTAATTTGCATATGTATATACTTAAATTTTCAAACTACAGTACCTAGACCTATAGTTGTAGGTAATGATATCTTAAGTAATTTAATAAGAAATATATATGAAATAGATAGACCATATAATTGTTTTCCAAGTATACATGTTCTTACTACATCAATAACCATGATATATCTATGGAAAAATAAAGACTTAAAAACTTGGTTCAAAATTGTAATTCAAATAGTAGGGATTTCTATAATATTATCTACTTTATTTGTAAAACAACATGCAATTATAGATGCGGTTGCAGGAAGTATACTAGCCTTGAGTGTGTTTAGCTTTATAAATATAATGGAAGAGGTAGGTGTAAGATATTGGAGAAGGAAACAATACTTATCGTTGACGACGAAAAAGAAATACGAGATTTAGTGGAGATTTATCTTAAGAATGATGGATATAACACAATAAAAGCTTCTGATGGGCAGGAAGCACTTGAAGTTCTAGAAAAAAATGATGTTGACTTAATAATATTAGATGTTATGATGCCTAAGCTTGATGGTATAGAAGCATGTATGAAGATAAGAGAAGAAAGAAATACGCCTATAATAATGTTATCTGCGAAAAGTGAGGATATGGATAAGATTTTTGGACTTACAACAGGAGCTGACGATTATTTAACTAAGCCTTTTAATCCATTAGAATTACTTGCAAGGGTAAAATCTCAGTTAAGAAGGTATATTAAGTTAAATAATAATGTAATTCAAAAAAAGAAAGATAATGTTATTGAAATAGAAGATTTAACAATTAATATAGAAACACATCAAATAGATATTAACGGTAAAGAAATAAAGCTTACTCCAATTGAGTTCGATATACTAGCTCTTTTAGCTGAAAATAGGGGCAAGGTATTTTCTATAGAAAATATCTATGAGAGTGTTTGGAATGAAAGCTTTATACAATCTGATAATACAGTTATGGTGCATATAAGAAAGATAAGAGAAAAACTTGAGGAAAACCCTAGAAAGCCTAAATATATCAAAACTGTTTGGGGAGTAGGATATAAAATTGAGAAGTAAGAAATTTCTAAAGTTTAGATTTATCAGATGGGTATGGAACTGGAAGATAATGAAACCAGTTAGACTAGTATTCAAGATCTTTAAGGAAAGAATGGAAAAAAGTATTAGGTTCGAACTTGTTGTTACTTTCGGAATTTGTTTCCTGATATCACTTGTGGCGTATGGTATATCTAATGATATACTACGAGATAACTATAAATCAGCTACTCTTGTATATGATGATAGTGAAATACAGGATAGAGCTCAGAGGTTTTCTAATTATTTGATAAATACTAAGGATTTGTCTGTAACTAATTCCAGTGATATTCAAAAAAGTGTAGGAAGATTTTATGGGGCTGATGCAAATGAAAAGGTGATATTAACAGATCTAGATGGCAAGATTATATTTAAAACTAATAATGTAATCCAAAATTCAGTTGATGTCTATGCAACCATAAAATATGCTATGGACTCTTATTCTAATAGATATAATAATCAATACAGGACTGAAGGAAAAGAATTTGTAATATTTTACCCACTTAATATAAAAGATGAGAAATTATATCTATTCATTTTTGCAACTCCACAAGCTAAGATGGAATACAACCAAACATATTCTTCGAACTCTATAATGGCTGTTATCATAGCGGTGATAGTTTTTGTAACAAGTTTTATCTATATAACAAATAAAAAGATGAAATATATAGAGGAGATTTCAGAGGGGTTAAGGAAGATTGCATCAGGTGATTTGAGATTTAGAATAAATGGAAGAGGAAAAGATGAACTTAATAATCTAGCTGAGAATATTAACTACATGGCTTCTGAGATAATGAACAGAATTGAAGCAGAAAGAATGGCTGAAAAAACAAAGAATGAACTCATAACAAATGTTTCTCACGATCTTAGAACACCTCTTACCTCTGTAATGGGATATATAGGACTTCTTAAGGATGGGAAGTACGAAAATGAAGATCAGATGAAAGAGTATATGAACATAGCTTTCAATAAATCTGAAAAAATAAAAATACTTTTAGAAGATCTTTTTGAGTATACAAAATTAACTAATCAAGGAGTAAGCTTATATAAAGAACAAGTTAACTTAAATGAGTTTTTATCTCAGCTTATAGAAGAACTTATGCCTCTTTTTGATGAAAGAGGACTTAGAATACATAAAGACTTTACAGAAGAAAGATTAGAAGCTAATCTTGATGTAAATAAAATGCTAAGAGCTTTTGAAAATCTATTAGGAAATGCTATAAAGTATTCCTTTGAGAATACAAATATAACTGTAAGTTTAAAAAGAGATAATGAATATGCGCTTATATCAATAAAGAATAAAGGCGAAAATATACCAAGAGAAAAGCTCGAAAAACTGTTTGAAAGATTTTATAGAGCAGACGAATCTAGGACATCTGAAAATGTAAGTGGTAGTGGTCTTGGACTTGCTATATGCAAAAATATCGTAGAACTTCATAATGGACGCATCTGGGCAGAGTGCTACGGTAATGATATAAAGTTCTCAGTAATGATAAGATTATAGTTTCTATGCAGAAACTCTTTAGATGGATGACTTTATAATTTAAGTTGTATTTTTTAAAACTTTGCTCAGTACCAGAAGAATTTTAAAAAATAGTCTTGAATTTGAGGATATCCATCCTTTTTTATTGTAATTAATAGTTAAATTAAACTAGTACATCTTTATATAAATTTAGGTGTTCCTACGAGAGATACTATATGAACGAGCTATTAGAATTAAATGATTTTTGCAGATTAAATGGCGTTAGGAAATTGTATTGTCCGAACGTAGTGAGTTATACAATTTTAGACATTTAATCGGAAGAAATCATATTAATTCTTTGCGAAGGTCATCAAAGTATCGGTAGTAGGAGCACCTAAATTTATTATGGGTACTACGATAAAGAAAATTTTATTATTTTGTAACGTTACTTGGACTACTTTAATATCCTAATGGTATGAGTATTATTATAGTTGGAGGAACTATGCAAAATAAAACAATGTTTAGTACCTTCGGTGCTGATATAAATGAGTACAAATCAGGGGTTAATTTTGCTATCTTAGCAAGAACAGTAGACTTTCTTTATCTTAGAGCATCTGGTTCAGGCTCTGGTAGATTTAGAGTTGATGCAAAGTTTATTGAATTTGCAAGAGGCTCAAGGGCTGTAGGTATCCCAGTAGGGGCATATCACTATGCATTACCTTCTGCAGATTATGCTACAGCGGATAGTCAATGTGATGCCTTTATCGGAGTTCTTCAAGATGGATTTGGTCAAGGAGATTATGGAGACTTATTTCCCGTACTTGATGTAGAAGCGCCTACCAATAAATCTATTACAACAGCGCAGCTTGTAAACTGGGTAGATAGATTTAGAAAAAGGTTTGAAAGTAAAACAAGAAGAAGACTTATGCTTTACACAGGAGTATTTTTTGTAAATCTATATGATGATTTTAAAATAGCTGGAAAAGGATATCCGTTAAGTAATATGCCTCTATGGATTGCTATGTATAAAGAAATTGCAGGTAATCCACCTGTGCCACCAGATATAGGTGGATGGAAGAGATGGCGAATATGGCAATATACAGAAGCTGGAGATATTCCTGGAGTTACCCCTCCTGCAGATTTGAACTATGGACCAGATAGCATAGATATGCTTACGCCACCAACTGATGTAAAAGGACTTTATGCAAGAGCTGATAATAAGAATATATATGTTTCATGGACAAAGAATAAAGATAAAGATCTTTTAGGATACAATATATTTGTTAACAGTAATTATGCAGGAACTGTAGGAGTAAATGATACTTATTATGTTATACCAAAATCAAAATTTACACTTCCAGCTGGAAGACCTATAGAAATAGGTATAGAAGCATTCGATTTTGATGGAGATTTTTCAAAGAAAAGAACTAAATTTTTAATTCAACCAACAAGAAGTGATGATCAATTAGAATATGGAACTTATTTTGATGGAGATTATTTTATATTTGGAGAAGGCGAAAAGTAGAATAATTTATAGAATGAAAAA
Proteins encoded in this region:
- the nth gene encoding endonuclease III, which gives rise to MKKSTRNILELLKEQYPDAKCELDYGTPFQLLVATILSAQTTDKKVNEVTKDLFEKYPTVDDFLLISQEELEDRIKQIGLYRNKAKNIMMMCRQLKENFNGEVPDTMEGITSLAGAGRKTANVVLSNAFGVPSIAVDTHVFRVSNRIGLADSENVYDVELQLQKELPKKEWSLAHHLLIFHGRRCCTARNPKCEVCPIKHMCKYYKNIAK
- a CDS encoding PAS domain S-box protein yields the protein MNYFLQIHKKLSKYVKINTMIIFLLIILFAISLKVLERYQVYNFHEIINRLKFVIMMISLFFLYMCFKYLSYEDRAIPIAICFSYMYFCFEFIFRQVFTNLNISGSNANLITGIVNYPFTIGLTLRPIIILLALKYSETRIFHLRKKNILILLIGLLLGIFTTLADIYIILPQCLNLSEQRIVTTYIDTLLVNSFVVIISIIYNVNNKNDFSNLLVYSTLMPIFVKYYAFYSGGQNSVFIVAAEVVMSTLLITGLVYFKISWNKLINKETNLVRDGYVSNAIIKENCIDKKIENRVKGYSKNIESFIQSYMDIEDNLQEILFLVDVSGRINYASKKFYSLSGFEEERVVGASFFTITHPEEILKARILINLEKSHTTPIVHRIRKNNGNYILAESIADYIFEEGNITGKIIVARDISYKNI
- a CDS encoding sensor histidine kinase; translated protein: MNRKNAEKNLSYLSIYIGFTFLILLEYGSNIDIKISKSYIDGMIPAETIITFIVAFMILIYFEVSKKSYILFIGLGTMTLFGTKFIECVELMSKGSSVVSIYNQAFLSTRYNIISFIITVGFIYFLYNNKELKHVSRESICTYSVLSFFIGIVFYYIDIKLLYGYLSDRSIYWRSIMTIIDLLGILVLGIVLIRKQKECNDSMMKFFVTSTMFEFFNHVYTFCDLGQRTALIYFSDIFYILSISAVMIGICICFKNKYIDAKKIIDNTNVFRTDMLKYYKILQEMPSVVFILDKQGTIRFTNVAADGFIKENYSDDSVEGKNISDILPNRKNRSLNKINKVIDMEKQWSGESKLIGKDGKVFYFNTYINEFEIDEDMFYLGVMNDNTNFIDMSLQLQKSEKKFRQITDSVHDLICKIDIEGRIDYCSPSYTNLFGGNYEDYKMVPWVHNVVENDVQKVLQDMRLCLEKNKIVTNECKMKSGKNTYIYVNYVINPVEEKDKIDGAIISARNITYKKLAEKELKESERKYSEIFNMCPDMIYVLDSKSLRITDVNPAMCELLGKSKESILNKYLKQVFDDIDYESEVNIIKYLNEGLIVRGHEISFLFYGESRYLEVNYSPLIEDGELTKIICLARDITEKKKMVELKEEHEKDRKRLDEALQYDQLKTEFFANISHELRTPINVIFSVIQVLDLYKNKEDITKMPYEKYSNVLRQNCYRLLRLINNLIDITKIDAGYLKLNCGVYDVIKIVEDITISVVTYAENKGIEVIFDTFVEELYIYCDPDKIERIILNLLSNAIKFTDSNGKILVLVEQIEDNVRIAIKDDGRGIPEDQINIIFERFRQVDKSLAREHEGSGIGLSLVKSLVELHGGTVSAKSTLNKGSEFIINLPITRIKEIEQTPIIISNEDTRIERINIEFSDIYEIC
- a CDS encoding D-alanine--D-alanine ligase, giving the protein MRVGVIMGGISSEREVSLNSGQSILANLDKEKYEIIPIVIDAKEDLFTKVKDIDFALLALHGKFGEDGTVQAVLQTMGIPYSGCDTLSSAVCMDKDMTKKILKSRDIRTAPWFNVKSLDDIDYMKIDSLGYPVVVKPNNGGSSVATFVIKEESEIENAVIEALKWDKEVMIEKYIKGDEITCPILDGQMFPVLAIKPKSAFFDYTSKYSDGGADEFIVELEPSLHKQVEEMALATYNALKCSVYARVDMIVSEGVPYILEVNTLPGMTKNSLFPKSAAGKNVDFSKLLDLIIETSIKERS
- a CDS encoding phosphatase PAP2 family protein codes for the protein MRNKLKHAFFVLPYFVIGVLYQYFNKPINGEVHSLMTSVDRSIPFVKAFIIPYYIWYIFIGFAIVYLLVNNTKEYYKYVICLCVGELICICIYLNFQTTVPRPIVVGNDILSNLIRNIYEIDRPYNCFPSIHVLTTSITMIYLWKNKDLKTWFKIVIQIVGISIILSTLFVKQHAIIDAVAGSILALSVFSFINIMEEVGVRYWRRKQYLSLTTKKKYEI
- a CDS encoding response regulator transcription factor; protein product: MEKETILIVDDEKEIRDLVEIYLKNDGYNTIKASDGQEALEVLEKNDVDLIILDVMMPKLDGIEACMKIREERNTPIIMLSAKSEDMDKIFGLTTGADDYLTKPFNPLELLARVKSQLRRYIKLNNNVIQKKKDNVIEIEDLTINIETHQIDINGKEIKLTPIEFDILALLAENRGKVFSIENIYESVWNESFIQSDNTVMVHIRKIREKLEENPRKPKYIKTVWGVGYKIEK
- a CDS encoding sensor histidine kinase; the encoded protein is MRSKKFLKFRFIRWVWNWKIMKPVRLVFKIFKERMEKSIRFELVVTFGICFLISLVAYGISNDILRDNYKSATLVYDDSEIQDRAQRFSNYLINTKDLSVTNSSDIQKSVGRFYGADANEKVILTDLDGKIIFKTNNVIQNSVDVYATIKYAMDSYSNRYNNQYRTEGKEFVIFYPLNIKDEKLYLFIFATPQAKMEYNQTYSSNSIMAVIIAVIVFVTSFIYITNKKMKYIEEISEGLRKIASGDLRFRINGRGKDELNNLAENINYMASEIMNRIEAERMAEKTKNELITNVSHDLRTPLTSVMGYIGLLKDGKYENEDQMKEYMNIAFNKSEKIKILLEDLFEYTKLTNQGVSLYKEQVNLNEFLSQLIEELMPLFDERGLRIHKDFTEERLEANLDVNKMLRAFENLLGNAIKYSFENTNITVSLKRDNEYALISIKNKGENIPREKLEKLFERFYRADESRTSENVSGSGLGLAICKNIVELHNGRIWAECYGNDIKFSVMIRL
- a CDS encoding glycoside hydrolase family 25 protein encodes the protein MQNKTMFSTFGADINEYKSGVNFAILARTVDFLYLRASGSGSGRFRVDAKFIEFARGSRAVGIPVGAYHYALPSADYATADSQCDAFIGVLQDGFGQGDYGDLFPVLDVEAPTNKSITTAQLVNWVDRFRKRFESKTRRRLMLYTGVFFVNLYDDFKIAGKGYPLSNMPLWIAMYKEIAGNPPVPPDIGGWKRWRIWQYTEAGDIPGVTPPADLNYGPDSIDMLTPPTDVKGLYARADNKNIYVSWTKNKDKDLLGYNIFVNSNYAGTVGVNDTYYVIPKSKFTLPAGRPIEIGIEAFDFDGDFSKKRTKFLIQPTRSDDQLEYGTYFDGDYFIFGEGEK